The sequence below is a genomic window from Thalassomonas haliotis.
TCGCCCCGGCAGATTTACCCAAGGAAGGCGGCCGTTTTGATTTACCCATAGCCGTCGGCATCCTGGTAGCCTCGGAGCAATTGCCGGTAACGGATCTGCAGCAATATGAATTTGCCGGGGAACTGGCGCTTTCCGGCGAGATCAGGCAAATCATCGGCGAAATTCCCCTGGCCATCGCCACAAAAAGCCAGCACAGGACCCTGTTTCTTCCCCGGGCCAATGCCCCCCAGGCCAGCTGGGTCAGGGACGTGAAAATTCATGCCCTGGATCATCTTACTCAGCTTTATCCCCACTTCCTGCGCCAGAGTCAGCTGCCGCTGGTCGAAGCGAAAAACAAAATCACGGCAACAGAAATAATCACCGAAGATATGGCGGATGTTATCGGTCAGCCGCTGGCGAAAAGAGCCTTGGAAATTGCCGCCAGCGGCGCTCATAACCTGTTATTTATCGGTCCGCCGGGCACGGGCAAAACCATGCTTGCCAGCCGCCTGCCCGGCATTTTGCCGTTAATGAGCGAAGAAGAGGCTTTAGCCGCCGCCGCGCTCCAGTCCATCAGCCATCAGAGCATAGATGAGAGCTCCTGGCTCAGGCGGCCGTTTCGTGCTCCCCACCACACGGCTTCGTCCGCCGCCCTGGTCGGCGGCGGCAGCCAGCCCAAACCGGGGGAAATATCCCTGGCCCATAACGGGGTATTATTTCTCGATGAATTACCGGAATTTGACCGTAAAGTGCTGGATGTCTTACGCGAACCTATGGAGTCCGGCGAAGTCACCATTTCCCGTGCCCAGGGCAAACAAACCTTTCCCGCCCGCTTTCAACTGGTAGCGGCCATGAACCCCAGCCCGACGGGATTTTACAATGATAACCGCAGCACCCCGGAACAGGTATTGCGCTACCTGAACCGCTTATCCGGGCCGTTTTTAGACCGCATCGACATCCAGATCGAAGTAGCCCGACTGCCGCGGGGGATCTGGTCTGCCGAAAATGAAGCCAATGAAAGCAGCAGGGAGATCCAGCAGCGGGTACAAGCGTGCCGCCAAAGACAAATCCAACGTCAGGGACTGGCGAACGCCCATTTAAGCAGCCCCCAGGTACGCCGTTATTGTCCCCTGAGCAAAGAGGACAATGATTTTCTTGAACTGGCGGTGGAAAAACTCGGCCTGTCTACCCGGGCACATCATAAAATTTTGAAAATAGCCCGTACCCTTGCAGATATGGAGGCAAGTGAAAATATCAAACATGAACACCTGATAGAAGCCCTGTCATACCGTGCCATGGACAGGCTATTACGCCACCTCACCGATGCCGTTTCTGTGTAAAAATCATCGAAAATCGCCCCTCATACCTGACGGGCAGATACGGAGGCAAGTGAAAATATCAAACATGAACACCTGATAGAAGCCCTGTCATACCGTGCCATGGACAGGCTATTACGCCATCTCACCGATGCCGTTGCCATCTGAGCCGGTTTAAAACCTAAGCCCCTTAACTGATGGCATCAAAAAAC
It includes:
- a CDS encoding YifB family Mg chelatase-like AAA ATPase; this encodes MTLACVYSRARLGLESPLVAVEVHLANGLPAFNIVGLPETSVKESKDRVRSALLNCGYEFPAKRITINLAPADLPKEGGRFDLPIAVGILVASEQLPVTDLQQYEFAGELALSGEIRQIIGEIPLAIATKSQHRTLFLPRANAPQASWVRDVKIHALDHLTQLYPHFLRQSQLPLVEAKNKITATEIITEDMADVIGQPLAKRALEIAASGAHNLLFIGPPGTGKTMLASRLPGILPLMSEEEALAAAALQSISHQSIDESSWLRRPFRAPHHTASSAALVGGGSQPKPGEISLAHNGVLFLDELPEFDRKVLDVLREPMESGEVTISRAQGKQTFPARFQLVAAMNPSPTGFYNDNRSTPEQVLRYLNRLSGPFLDRIDIQIEVARLPRGIWSAENEANESSREIQQRVQACRQRQIQRQGLANAHLSSPQVRRYCPLSKEDNDFLELAVEKLGLSTRAHHKILKIARTLADMEASENIKHEHLIEALSYRAMDRLLRHLTDAVSV